Proteins encoded by one window of Anguilla rostrata isolate EN2019 chromosome 9, ASM1855537v3, whole genome shotgun sequence:
- the acat1 gene encoding acetyl-CoA acetyltransferase, mitochondrial isoform X1: protein MSSSGLLTMRSRLCIRFLTHKYLSRTYASRPTLNEVVIVSAVRTPMGSYKGSLSTVPATKLGSIAIKGAIEQAGIPAEEVKEVYMGNVLQAGEGQAPTRQALLGAGLPISTPATTVNKVCASGMKSIMLAAQSLMCGHQDVMVAGGMESMSNVPYVMARETPPYGGVKMEDLIVKDGLTDVYNKFHMGNCAENTAKKSNISREEQDAYAISSYTRSRAAWESGLLAKEIVPVHIPQRGKPDVVVNEDEEWRRVDFSKVPKLKAVFQKENGTVTAANASTLNDGAAALVLMTADAAKRLNVTPLAKIVAFADAAVAPIDFPIAPAYAVPKIFEASGLKVEDVAMWEINEAFSVVVLANIKMLNIDPNKVNVNGGAVSLGHPIGMSGARIVGHMVHNLKPGEYGLAGICNGGGGASSILIQKY, encoded by the exons ATGTCATCTAGTGGCCTTTTAACCATGCGTAGCCGACTTTGCATACGTTTTCTG ACGCACAAGTACCTGTCTAGGACCTATGCATCTCGTCCTACGTTGAAT GAAGTGGTCATCGTGAGTGCTGTACGGACCCCAATGGGGTCATACAAAGGAAGTCTTTCCACTGTACCTGCGACAAAGCTGGGCTCCATTGCAATTAAAGGTGCTATTGAACAAGCAG GTATTCCTGCAGAGGAAGTGAAAGAGGTGTACATGGGAAATGTGTTGCAAGCTGGGGAAGGACAGGCACCTACCCGACAAGCCCTCCTTGGAGCAG GGCTGCCCATCTCCACTCCAGCTACCACTGTCAACAAAGTATGTGCATCAGGGATGAAGTCCATCATGCTGGCAGCACAGAGTCTGATGTGTGGACATCAG GATGTCATGGTGGCAGGTGGAATGGAGAGCATGTCCAATGTCCCTTACGTCATGGCCAGGGAGACCCCTCCTTATGGAGGGGTGAAGATGGAAGATCTTATCGTAAAGGATGGCCTCACTGATGTCTACAACAAGTTTCACATG GGTAACTGTGCAGAGAATACAGCGAAGAAGAGCAACATTTCCAGGGAGGAGCAGGATGCCTACGCCATCAGCTCGTACACCCGAAGCAGAGCAGCGTGGGAGTCTGGACTGCTTGCTAAAGAGATCGTCCCCGTCCACATCCCACAGAGAG GGAAGCCCGACGTTGTCGTTAACGAGGACGAGGAATGGAGGCGGGTTGATTTCAGCAAAGTGCCTAAACTGAAGGCTGTCTTCCAGAAAGAAAATG gCACAGTGACAGCAGCCAATGCCAGCACTTTGAATGATGGTGCAGCTGCCCTAGTTCTGATGACGGCTGACGCGGCCAAGAGACTGAACGTCACTCCACTAGCTAAGATAGTTG CTTTTGCAGATGCAGCTGTTGCACCCATCGATTTCCCAATCGCTCCAGCCTATGCTGTCCCCAAG ATATTTGAGGCCTCAGGCCTGAAGGTGGAGGATGTTGCAATGTGGGAGATAAATGAAGCTTTCAGCGTTGTGGTTTTGGCCAACATCAAGATGCTGAACATTGACCCCAACAAAGTTAATGTCAATGGTGGAGCAGTGTCCCTTGGCCACCCCATTGG AATGTCTGGGGCAAGAATTGTTGGCCACATGGTGCATAACCTGAAACCAGGGGAGTATGGACTTGCAGGGATTTGCAATGGAGGAGGTGGAGCTTCTTCAATCCTCATCCAGAAAtactag
- the mmp13a gene encoding collagenase 3a, with protein sequence MKTINLCILASMAIAAHCLPILPPPGTEQDEDVAEMYLKRFYNLTEQRGRVFHRGVSPLGEKLSEMQRFFGLKVTGTLDSDTLEVMKKPRCGVPDVSQYTTFPGNLKWPTNKLTYRIENYTPDMSVSEVDSVIEKALQVWARVTPLRFTRIYSGIADIMVSFGTREHGDYYPFDGPDGTLAHAFPPAAGIGGDAHFDDDETFTFRSLNGYNLFLVAAHEFGHSMGLSHSNDPGALMYPVYSYRDPNSFSLPRDDVNGIQFLYGKNPDVNPGGPDPEPPTTPDACDPKLVLDAVTTLRGEIMFFKGRFFWRSYPQGREAVQSLIKSFWPELPDNLDAAYESQSTDRVYLFKDRQVWALAGYDLVRGYPKSISSMGLPNTVKKITAALYEEHSGKTLLFVDNYYYSYDEARQAMDSGFPKLVEDGFPGMSGKVTAAFQYRGYSYLYSGSNMHEFSPTSRRLYRVLNNNYFLRC encoded by the exons ATGAAGACAATAAACCTGTGCATTCTTGCCTCCATGGCAATTGCAGCGCATTGCCTTCCAATATTACCCCCTCCTGGCACAGAGCAAGATGAAGATGTGGCAGAG ATGTACCTGAAGAGGTTCTACAACCTGACTGAGCAGAGGGGACGCGTTTTCCACCGCGGTGTCAGTCCACTGGGTGAAAAGCTGAGTGAGATGCAGAGGTTCTTTGGACTCAAGGTGACCGGGACTCTGGACTCAGACACCTTGGAGGTGATGAAGAAGCCAAGGTGTGGGGTTCCTGATGTTTCCCAGTATACCACCTTCCCTGGGAACCTCAAATGGCCAACCAACAAGCTGACCTACAG GATTGAGAACTATACTCCTgacatgtctgtgtctgaggTGGACTCTGTCATTGAGAAAGCCCTGCAGGTGTGGGCCAGGGTCACACCACTGCGCTTCACCCGCATCTACAGTGGCATAGCAGACATCATGGTCTCCTTCGGCACCAGAG AACATGGGGATTATTATCCTTTTGATGGACCAGATGGTACTTTGGCTCACGCTTTTCCACCTGCCGCCGGCATCGGGGGCGACGCTCATTTTGATGATGACGAAACATTCACCTTCCGGTCATTAAACG GGTACAACTTGTTCTTGGTGGCTGCCCATGAGTTTGGACACTCCATGGGACTGTCCCACTCCAATGACCCGGGTGCCCTGATGTATCCCGTCTACAGCTACAGAGACCCCAACAGCTTCTCCCTGCCCCGAGATGATGTCAATGGAATACAGTTTCTCTATG GCAAAAACCCCGATGTGAACCCTGGAGGCCCTGACCCTGAGCCCCCTACGACCCCTGATGCTTGCGACCCAAAGCTGGTCTTGGATGCTGTTACAACTCTGCGTGGAGAAATTATGTTCTTCAAGGGAAG GTTCTTCTGGAGGAGTTACCCTCAGGGCAGGGAGGCTGTGCAAAGCCTTATCAAAAGCTTCTGGCCTGAACTTCCTGACAACCTCGACGCCGCTTATGAGAGCCAAAGCACTGACAGGGTGTACCTCTTCAAAG ATAGGCAAGTCTGGGCCCTCGCTGGCTATGATCTTGTGAGGGGCTATCCCAAAAGCATTAGCAGCATGGGTCTGCCAAACACCGTGAAGAAAATTACCGCTGCCCTATATGAAGAACACTCTGGCAAGACTTTGCTCTTTGTTGACAACTACTACTACAG TTATGATGAGGCCAGACAGGCAATGGACAGTGGATTCCCCAAACTGGTGGAGGACGGGTTTCCAGGCATGAGCGGGAAAGTCACAGCTGCTTTTCAGTACAGAG gaTATTCCTACCTCTACAGTGGATCAAATATGCATGAATTCAGCCCCACAAGCAGAAGACTGTACCGTGTGCTGAATAACAACTATTTCTTACGTTGTTAA
- the acat1 gene encoding acetyl-CoA acetyltransferase, mitochondrial isoform X2: MSSSGLLTMRSRLCIRFLTHKYLSRTYASRPTLNEVVIVSAVRTPMGSYKGSLSTVPATKLGSIAIKGAIEQAGIPAEEVKEVYMGNVLQAGEGQAPTRQALLGAGLPISTPATTVNKVCASGMKSIMLAAQSLMCGHQDVMVAGGMESMSNVPYVMARETPPYGGVKMEDLIVKDGLTDVYNKFHMGNCAENTAKKSNISREEQDAYAISSYTRSRAAWESGLLAKEIVPVHIPQRGKPDVVVNEDEEWRRVDFSKVPKLKAVFQKENGTVTAANASTLNDGAAALVLMTADAAKRLNVTPLAKIVAFADAAVAPIDFPIAPAYAVPKCHKCLSR, translated from the exons ATGTCATCTAGTGGCCTTTTAACCATGCGTAGCCGACTTTGCATACGTTTTCTG ACGCACAAGTACCTGTCTAGGACCTATGCATCTCGTCCTACGTTGAAT GAAGTGGTCATCGTGAGTGCTGTACGGACCCCAATGGGGTCATACAAAGGAAGTCTTTCCACTGTACCTGCGACAAAGCTGGGCTCCATTGCAATTAAAGGTGCTATTGAACAAGCAG GTATTCCTGCAGAGGAAGTGAAAGAGGTGTACATGGGAAATGTGTTGCAAGCTGGGGAAGGACAGGCACCTACCCGACAAGCCCTCCTTGGAGCAG GGCTGCCCATCTCCACTCCAGCTACCACTGTCAACAAAGTATGTGCATCAGGGATGAAGTCCATCATGCTGGCAGCACAGAGTCTGATGTGTGGACATCAG GATGTCATGGTGGCAGGTGGAATGGAGAGCATGTCCAATGTCCCTTACGTCATGGCCAGGGAGACCCCTCCTTATGGAGGGGTGAAGATGGAAGATCTTATCGTAAAGGATGGCCTCACTGATGTCTACAACAAGTTTCACATG GGTAACTGTGCAGAGAATACAGCGAAGAAGAGCAACATTTCCAGGGAGGAGCAGGATGCCTACGCCATCAGCTCGTACACCCGAAGCAGAGCAGCGTGGGAGTCTGGACTGCTTGCTAAAGAGATCGTCCCCGTCCACATCCCACAGAGAG GGAAGCCCGACGTTGTCGTTAACGAGGACGAGGAATGGAGGCGGGTTGATTTCAGCAAAGTGCCTAAACTGAAGGCTGTCTTCCAGAAAGAAAATG gCACAGTGACAGCAGCCAATGCCAGCACTTTGAATGATGGTGCAGCTGCCCTAGTTCTGATGACGGCTGACGCGGCCAAGAGACTGAACGTCACTCCACTAGCTAAGATAGTTG CTTTTGCAGATGCAGCTGTTGCACCCATCGATTTCCCAATCGCTCCAGCCTATGCTGTCCCCAAG TGCCACAAATGTTTGTCCCGTTGA
- the LOC135262764 gene encoding collagenase 3-like → MKTINLCILASLAIAAHCLPILPPPGTEQDEDVAEMYLKRFYNLTEQRGRVFHRGVSPLGEKLSEMQRFFRLKVTGTLDSDTLQVMKKPRCGVPDVSQYTTFPGNLKWPTNKLTYRIENYTPDMSVSEVDSVIEKALQVWARVTPLRFTRIYSGTADIMVSFGTKEHGDYYPFDGPDGTLAHAFPPAAGIGGDAHFDDDETFTFQSLNGYNLFLVAAHEFGHSMGLSHSNDPGALMYPVYSYSDPNSFSLPQDDVNGIQFLYGKNPDVNPGGPDPKPPTTPDACDPNLVLDAVATLRGEQMFFKGRFFWRIYPQSGEAVQSLIKNFWPEVPDNLDAAYESQETDRVYLFKGQKVWAISGYDLVRGYPKSISSMGLPKTVKKVSAALYEEHSGKTLFFVDKHYYSYDEARQTMDSGFPKLVEDGFPGFRGKVTAAFQNSGFTYLFKGPHVFEYSSRSKRLYRVLKNSYFLRC, encoded by the exons ATGAAGACAATAAACCTGTGCATTCTTGCCTCCCTGGCAATAGCAGCGCATTGCCTTCCAATATTACCCCCTCCTGGCACAGAGCAAGATGAAGATGTGGCAGAG ATGTACCTGAAGAGGTTCTACAACCTGACTGAGCAGAGGGGACGCGTTTTTCACCGCGGTGTCAGTCCACTGGGTGAAAAGCTGAGTGAGATGCAGAGGTTCTTTAGACTCAAGGTGACCGGGACTCTAGACTCAGACACCTTGCAGGTGATGAAGAAGCCAAGGTGTGGGGTTCCTGATGTTTCCCAGTATACCACCTTCCCTGGGAACCTCAAATGGCCAACCAACAAGCTGACCTACAG GATTGAGAACTACACTCCTgacatgtctgtgtctgaggTGGACTCTGTCATTGAGAAAGCCCTGCAGGTGTGGGCCAGGGTCACACCACTGCGCTTCACCCGCATCTACAGTGGCACAGCAGACATCATGGTCTCCTTCGGCACCAAAG AACATGGGGATTATTATCCTTTTGATGGACCAGATGGTACTTTGGCTCATGCTTTTCCACCTGCCGCCGGCATCGGGGGCGACGCTCATTTTGATGATGACGAAACATTCACCTTCCAGTCATTAAACG GGTACAACTTGTTCTTGGTGGCTGCCCATGAGTTTGGTCACTCCATGGGACTGTCCCACTCCAATGACCCAGGTGCCCTGATGTATCCCGTCTATAGCTACAGTGACCCCAACAGCTTCTCCCTGCCCCAAGATGATGTCAACGGAATACAGTTTCTCTATG GCAAAAACCCCGATGTGAACCCTGGAGGCCCTGACCCCAAGCCCCCTACGACCCCTGATGCTTGCGACCCAAACCTGGTCCTGGATGCCGTTGCAACTCTACGTGGAGAACAGATGTTCTTCAAGGGaag GTTCTTCTGGAGGATTTACCCTCAGAGCGGGGAGGCTGTGCAAAGCCTTATCAAGAACTTCTGGCCTGAAGTTCCCGACAACCTCGATGCTGCTTATGAGAGCCAAGAGACTGACAGGGTGTACCTCTTCAAAG GCCAGAAAGTCTGGGCTATCTCTGGTTATGACCTTGTGAGGGGCTACCCCAAAAGCATCAGCAGTATGGGTCTGCCGAAGACTGTGAAAAAAGTCAGCGCTGCCCTGTATGAAGAACATTCGGGCAAGACTTTGTTCTTCGTTGACAAACATTACTACAG TTATGATGAGGCCAGACAGACAATGGACAGTGGATTCCCCAAACTGGTGGAGGATGGGTTCCCAGGCTTCAGAGGGAAAGTCACAGCTGCCTTTCAAAACAGCG GATTTACATACCTCTTCAAGGGACCACACGTGTTTGAATACAGCTCCAGAAGCAAGAGACTTTATCGTGTTTTGAAAAACAGCTACTTCCTGCGTTGTTAA
- the mmp30 gene encoding matrix metallopeptidase 30, producing MMAGAMDHCVVFTLITAVVFSLCQTAPSSSQDVTVEDQEKAKHYLSQFFPVVGSSGSKGRGIGPTNFTERLQSMQEFFGLEVTGKLDSNTLELMSKPRCGVSDVSRYQHFSGRPKWEKSKVTYRITQYTRSLSQKEVDATISQAFKLYSDVIPLDFQQINSGTADIMILFKGGYHGDSSPFDGPSGVLAHAMSPGQGIGGDTHFDDDEKWTLTQRGINLLLVAAHEFGHALGLDHSRDPTALMYPNYKYVDTRGYKLPRDDRLGVQALYGVRTPKPKPEPTPNLKPEPTPGPKPKPTPEPKPGPKPEQCDPDLVFDAATSIMDALYFFKDGYYWKRNSYSEDISLNTVKSTWPPISSVDAAYEYRRKNVAFLFSGGQYWGVRGETILPSYPKPISKFGFPSSVTKIDSAIHVPWSGRTLFFVKNKYWSFNERRGRMDRGYPRYIAKDFRGIGSKVDAAFEFYGFLYLSEGAKQSVYNYRFRRLEPGYLNNEWLDCYNQANYQYS from the exons ATGATGGCTGGAGCAATGGACCATTGTGTAGTTTTCACACTGATCACTGCAGTGGTTTTCAGTCTTTGTCAAACTGCCCCATCTTCAAGTCAGGATGTCACCGTTGAGGATCAAGAAAAAGCAAAG CACTACCTGTCCCAGTTCTTTCCAGTTGTTGGATCCAGCGGTTCAAAAGGCAGAGGAATAGGACCGACCAACTTTACGGAGAGGCTTCAATCAATGCAGGAATTCTTTGGCCTGGAGGTGACTGGGAAACTGGACTCCAACACTCTGGAGTTGATGAGCAAGCCGCGCTGTGGGGTCTCTGACGTCAGCAGATACCAACACTTTTCGGGAAGACCTAAATGGGAGAAGAGCAAGGTTACATATAG AATAACCCAGTACACACGATCCCTGAGCCAGAAGGAGGTGGATGCCACCATCTCCCAGGCATTCAAGCTGTACAGTGATGTAATTCCTTTGGACTTCCAGCAAATCAACAGTGGCACAGCAGACATCATGATCCTGTTTAAAGGAGGAT ATCATGGCGACTCCTCTCCCTTCGATGGTCCCAGTGGAGTTCTGGCCCATGCCATGTCTCCTGGGCAGGGTATAGGTGGAGACACACACTTTGACGATGATGAGAAATGGACCCTGACCCAGAGAG GAATTAATCTGCTGTTGGTGGCTGCCCATGAGTTTGGCCATGCTCTAGGTCTGGACCATTCAAGAGACCCCACTGCTCTGATGTACCCCAACTATAAGTATGTGGACACAAGAGGGTACAAGCTACCACGAGATGACAGACTGGGAGTCCAAGCTTTATATG GTGTTCGGACTCCCAAACCTAAGCCGGAGCCCACACCAAATCTTAAACCAGAGCCCACGCCGGGGCCTAAACCAAAGCCCACGCCGGAGCCTAAACCAGGGCCCAAACCAGAACAGTGTGACCCAGACCTCGTTTTTGATGCTGCTACCAGCATTATGGATGCACTTTACTTCTTCAAAGATGG GTACTACTGGAAGAGAAATAGCTACTCTGAAGACATCAGTTTGAACACTGTGAAGTCCACTTGGCCTCCTATTTCTTCTGTGGATGCTGCATATGAATACAGAAGGAAAAATGTAGCCTTTCTTTTCAGTG GTGGCCAGTACTGGGGAGTCAGAGGGGAAACCATTCTCCCTAGCTATCCCAAGCCCATTTCTAAATTTGGCTTCCCCTCATCGGTGACTAAAATAGACTCAGCAATCCACGTGCCATGGTCGGGAAGAACCCtcttttttgttaaaaacaaataCTGGAG CTTTAATGAAAGGAGAGGCAGAATGGACCGTGGATATCCCAGATACATCGCTAAGGATTTCCGTGGAATTGGTTCAAAGGTGGATGCTGCCTTTGAGTTCTATG gaTTCTTATATTTGTCTGAGGGTGCCAAGCAGAGTGTGTACAACTATCGCTTTAGGAGGCTGGAGCCTGGTTATTTGAACAATGAATGGTTAGACTGCTACAATCAGGCTAATTATCAGTACTCTTAA